In Paenibacillus sp. 1781tsa1, one DNA window encodes the following:
- a CDS encoding NUDIX domain-containing protein has translation MATAFLKNGSDVLMMKKAGSRLFDFEFWGGIGGHLEQGELNAPMTASYREIEEETGFKQADIEHFRLRYMLLEVNGGEIWQQFVYFGETKHRHFVPSDEGELFWIPMDEVLDLHSSILIKATLRHYLQHPGAEDIWIGNVQGGTDLKGTPQVIWNRMQEAKSFEPKGVIDNIER, from the coding sequence ATGGCTACAGCGTTTTTGAAGAATGGCTCAGACGTGCTGATGATGAAGAAGGCGGGTAGCAGATTGTTTGATTTTGAATTTTGGGGTGGCATCGGCGGGCATCTGGAACAAGGGGAACTGAACGCACCCATGACCGCCAGCTATCGGGAGATTGAAGAAGAGACCGGGTTCAAGCAAGCGGATATCGAACACTTTCGGCTTCGATATATGCTGTTGGAGGTTAACGGTGGTGAGATTTGGCAGCAGTTTGTATATTTCGGAGAGACGAAACATCGACATTTTGTGCCCTCCGATGAAGGAGAGTTATTCTGGATACCAATGGATGAGGTGCTGGACTTACATTCGTCTATTCTAATTAAAGCAACGCTCAGGCACTATTTACAACATCCGGGAGCAGAAGACATCTGGATTGGCAACGTTCAAGGCGGAACAGACTTAAAGGGCACTCCACAGGTCATATGGAACAGAATGCAGGAAGCGAAATCATTTGAGCCAAAGGGGGTTATCGATAATATTGAAAGATAG
- a CDS encoding PH domain-containing protein yields the protein MIDMKRHHPLSMLWSLWKLVKNSFAIILFLFVFRQGSESQWLYYGRITFYAGMSIGLISMIWKWFTSRYTADVKAFHIYSGVFNRTRRTIPYTKVQNVNRHTTLFHRLFNVTSIRFETGIKGEDATFQLHVVSLSEAEQLEKLVAGYMAEDAEAETVEATEEHVTLDAVQAMEEGEAQSEPFITDEVMSLPAKEKQERVVHYHSTRKDIFKASFTSLSFLVLIPVLGTLYSWVKDFFPDEEVTESLFLTWLDSWWIAGLMILVLLIISIALGIVRTFVKYGNFQITSDAKRIYISKGMMEQTSFSILKERVQAVKITQSPMKRLLGLAEVELTTAGSLGESEQEVNSLYPFLPVKQAYTMIEEILPSYQVTQEMEKLPRISLWLRLLKPSWGWIMITGVLWYFKPFVFGQKHAWWMISAILLVWIATSRVMEFFHTRYTLHQNFIQLRTGALTSTLFISKREKVIEVQITRNVLQRWFGVASIHTVNRAKPVLHHRAHDIPLDTAESFQLWYMGRTQDVQTR from the coding sequence ATGATCGATATGAAGCGACATCATCCATTATCCATGCTGTGGAGTCTGTGGAAACTGGTGAAGAATTCGTTTGCGATCATCTTGTTTTTGTTTGTCTTCCGCCAGGGTTCAGAGTCCCAATGGCTCTACTATGGAAGAATCACCTTTTATGCAGGTATGTCCATTGGTCTTATTTCGATGATCTGGAAGTGGTTTACTTCTCGTTATACAGCAGACGTTAAGGCCTTTCACATCTACAGTGGTGTGTTCAACCGTACTCGAAGAACGATACCGTATACCAAGGTCCAGAACGTGAATCGCCACACGACTCTATTTCACCGTCTGTTCAACGTGACATCGATCCGATTCGAGACCGGGATTAAGGGAGAAGATGCTACCTTTCAGTTACACGTTGTTTCACTTTCCGAAGCAGAACAGTTGGAGAAGCTTGTAGCGGGTTATATGGCAGAAGATGCAGAAGCAGAAACAGTAGAAGCAACAGAGGAACATGTTACGTTGGATGCAGTTCAAGCTATGGAAGAGGGAGAGGCGCAATCCGAACCTTTTATAACGGATGAAGTCATGTCTCTACCTGCAAAAGAAAAACAGGAACGGGTTGTTCATTATCATTCTACCCGCAAGGACATATTCAAAGCATCCTTTACCTCGCTCAGCTTTCTCGTATTGATTCCAGTCCTGGGTACACTTTATTCCTGGGTGAAAGATTTCTTCCCCGATGAAGAAGTAACGGAAAGTTTATTCTTAACCTGGCTTGATTCCTGGTGGATTGCCGGTTTGATGATTTTGGTTTTATTGATCATATCCATCGCTCTGGGGATTGTCAGAACCTTTGTGAAGTATGGAAACTTCCAGATCACCTCGGATGCCAAGCGGATCTATATCTCGAAGGGCATGATGGAACAAACGTCATTTTCAATCTTGAAAGAACGAGTTCAGGCTGTGAAAATTACACAGTCTCCGATGAAAAGGTTGCTTGGACTAGCGGAAGTAGAACTGACCACTGCAGGTAGTCTGGGGGAATCTGAGCAGGAAGTGAATTCGCTCTATCCCTTCTTGCCGGTGAAGCAAGCCTATACCATGATTGAAGAGATACTACCATCCTATCAGGTGACGCAGGAGATGGAAAAACTTCCGAGAATATCACTATGGCTGCGTCTGCTCAAACCAAGCTGGGGATGGATCATGATTACGGGTGTATTGTGGTATTTCAAACCATTTGTTTTTGGGCAGAAGCATGCCTGGTGGATGATTTCGGCGATTCTGCTCGTGTGGATTGCAACAAGCAGAGTGATGGAATTTTTCCATACCAGATACACTTTACATCAAAATTTCATTCAACTTCGGACTGGGGCGCTCACTTCAACACTCTTTATCTCCAAACGCGAGAAAGTTATCGAAGTACAGATCACCCGGAACGTGTTACAGCGCTGGTTCGGTGTTGCTTCCATTCATACGGTAAACCGTGCCAAACCTGTACTGCATCATCGTGCACATGACATTCCCCTGGATACAGCGGAATCATTTCAATTATGGTACATGGGACGTACCCAAGATGTTCAGACCCGTTAA
- a CDS encoding Cof-type HAD-IIB family hydrolase, producing the protein MMKAVFFDVDGTLLSEIDRSLSPRTAESIRELIHKGVQVVLVTGRPYNLCEEFKNLGIETIISANGALIKAGNEVIHKSVLSAQMVRVFSEFAELHRHSISYFTESFETNGLCTADGRVTEALRDTLGLMDSPQKISTLEQDVYCICLYADETETEKFQSRFPSLRFVRFHPYVVNVLEASEVSKSIAAEKVLDYLKISREDTMAFGDGENDVDLLTYAGIGIAMGNGGERIKQSADYVTLRASEDGITHALEQFKVI; encoded by the coding sequence TTGATGAAAGCTGTATTCTTTGATGTGGATGGTACATTGCTGAGCGAAATAGATCGGAGTTTATCACCGCGTACTGCAGAGTCGATCCGGGAATTGATTCATAAAGGCGTTCAAGTCGTACTTGTCACAGGCCGGCCCTATAACTTATGCGAAGAATTCAAAAATCTCGGAATCGAGACGATCATTTCGGCTAATGGGGCATTGATCAAAGCAGGTAATGAGGTGATACATAAGTCTGTACTTTCTGCACAGATGGTAAGAGTATTCAGTGAGTTTGCCGAGTTGCATAGGCACAGTATTTCATATTTTACAGAGTCTTTTGAGACGAACGGGTTGTGTACAGCAGATGGTCGTGTTACTGAGGCCTTAAGAGATACGCTTGGACTTATGGATTCTCCGCAGAAAATCAGCACGTTGGAACAGGATGTATACTGCATTTGTTTATATGCGGATGAAACGGAGACGGAGAAATTCCAATCCAGATTTCCTTCTTTACGATTCGTGAGATTCCATCCGTATGTAGTGAATGTGCTGGAAGCAAGCGAAGTCAGCAAATCGATAGCCGCAGAGAAAGTCCTTGATTACCTGAAGATATCTAGAGAGGATACAATGGCCTTTGGCGATGGGGAGAATGATGTGGATCTGCTAACGTATGCGGGAATCGGAATTGCGATGGGAAATGGCGGAGAACGAATTAAACAAAGCGCAGATTATGTTACTCTACGGGCAAGTGAAGATGGCATCACCCATGCGCTGGAGCAATTTAAGGTTATATGA
- a CDS encoding GNAT family N-acetyltransferase: protein MDDKITIEPLTQSDADGVYQVFETTIPAAFDQEGIGSLLDDIQDEITHKKTMVHKALQAKDNIDASVFFLVAKRGDVIVGTISYGPCGEEIRECTEGRLNDIGELGSLYVLPDAQGQGIGSALILALVTELQRLGIQQFCLDSGYRIAQKKWQRKFGEPYVVANNYWGEGTDHMVWLCEVQDFIEGVQ, encoded by the coding sequence GTGGATGACAAAATTACCATTGAACCTTTGACGCAATCAGATGCAGATGGAGTGTATCAGGTGTTCGAGACAACGATTCCCGCAGCATTTGATCAGGAGGGAATAGGCTCTCTTCTGGATGATATTCAGGATGAAATAACACACAAAAAAACGATGGTTCACAAGGCATTACAAGCAAAGGACAATATAGATGCAAGTGTATTTTTCCTTGTCGCCAAAAGGGGAGATGTTATTGTAGGCACAATCTCGTATGGACCTTGTGGTGAGGAGATTCGAGAATGTACAGAGGGCCGGCTGAATGATATCGGAGAACTGGGTAGCCTGTATGTGTTGCCCGATGCTCAAGGTCAGGGGATTGGTTCGGCACTCATTCTCGCACTGGTTACTGAACTGCAACGGCTGGGAATTCAGCAATTTTGCCTGGACAGTGGTTATCGAATCGCACAGAAGAAGTGGCAACGCAAATTCGGTGAACCCTATGTGGTGGCGAACAACTACTGGGGCGAAGGAACAGATCATATGGTGTGGCTGTGTGAAGTACAGGATTTTATAGAGGGTGTTCAATAA
- a CDS encoding HIT domain-containing protein codes for MMTQDFYCDEVLSGKTQVKVVMETNNVMAYHHTRPYYKHHIVVIPKIHIQSFISEEEENNDELLIEMMRVIKKVAADMLAQTGSSKIVTNLGSYQDSKHQHWHIVSGERT; via the coding sequence ATGATGACGCAGGACTTTTATTGTGATGAGGTGCTGAGTGGTAAAACACAAGTTAAAGTTGTCATGGAAACCAATAACGTTATGGCTTATCATCACACTCGGCCATACTACAAGCACCACATTGTTGTAATTCCCAAGATACATATTCAGTCCTTCATTTCAGAAGAGGAAGAGAATAATGATGAGCTGCTTATTGAAATGATGCGGGTCATTAAAAAAGTAGCTGCTGACATGTTAGCTCAGACAGGCTCATCGAAGATTGTAACTAACTTGGGCAGCTATCAGGACTCGAAGCATCAACATTGGCATATAGTCAGTGGTGAACGAACTTAG
- a CDS encoding PhzF family phenazine biosynthesis protein, with product MSNIKVYHYDAFSTVPGQGNPAGVVFDADHFSETAMQQIAYQVGFNETVFVLNSEVADVKLRYFTPGHEINLCGHATMASLYGLKTRGMLGDQELITIETNVGILPIRFERNADSIYMEMKQDQPQFIPFQGDIEKLVSAINLTLEDVDLSTPIVYGSTGAWTLLIPIRELSSFMKMKPDSYLFPGILIENPKASLHPFCFETRDSDAMMHARHFSSPYSGTTEDPVTGTASGVMGAYYLTYVKPEIDEVQFVVEQGHEIGRDGKVQVSVIRGGEDMDVKMKGTAVFVCELNVELDT from the coding sequence ATGAGTAATATCAAGGTCTATCATTATGATGCTTTCTCTACAGTTCCCGGTCAAGGTAACCCCGCAGGAGTGGTTTTTGATGCGGATCATTTCAGTGAGACAGCAATGCAGCAGATCGCTTATCAAGTTGGTTTTAATGAGACGGTATTTGTGTTGAACTCGGAAGTAGCTGACGTCAAATTACGTTATTTTACGCCGGGTCATGAGATTAATCTGTGTGGACATGCCACAATGGCATCACTGTATGGGTTGAAGACGCGTGGTATGTTGGGTGACCAAGAGTTAATCACGATTGAAACCAATGTAGGTATATTACCCATACGATTTGAGCGCAATGCCGACTCTATTTACATGGAAATGAAACAGGATCAACCGCAATTTATACCGTTCCAGGGGGATATCGAGAAGCTGGTAAGCGCCATAAACCTCACTCTGGAAGATGTTGACCTTTCTACGCCAATCGTTTATGGAAGTACGGGAGCCTGGACATTATTAATCCCCATTCGTGAACTAAGCTCTTTTATGAAAATGAAACCGGATTCTTACCTGTTCCCAGGAATTCTAATTGAGAATCCCAAGGCTTCCCTACATCCCTTTTGTTTCGAAACTCGTGATTCTGATGCGATGATGCATGCCAGACATTTTTCATCACCTTACTCAGGTACGACGGAAGATCCAGTGACTGGAACAGCTTCCGGGGTTATGGGTGCCTATTATTTAACCTATGTGAAACCGGAGATTGATGAGGTACAGTTTGTGGTAGAGCAAGGGCATGAGATTGGAAGAGATGGAAAGGTTCAAGTGAGCGTGATTCGGGGTGGTGAGGATATGGATGTCAAAATGAAGGGTACAGCTGTTTTTGTGTGTGAACTGAATGTTGAATTGGATACATGA
- a CDS encoding zinc dependent phospholipase C family protein yields MPLPMVHLNIANRIADSLQMQADRNSFYLGNIAPDSIHMREGTTREDKEYTHFNPTDEGDYVGGLKGLYLTYMQQRTDEGWKWFVRGYFIHVMTDYYWFRSVHPEFVERVNKADLSLGTSKSKEELARLYYQETDQIDFNLYQGTSWSEEVWQMLNSSPGYDMTDRLTADEIVRWRDHTFSFLNGEEPGITPEFITGEKIRVFVEETVQRLIALLSSWDPALRNWI; encoded by the coding sequence ATGCCGTTACCAATGGTTCATCTCAATATCGCTAATCGAATTGCAGACTCGCTGCAAATGCAGGCTGATCGAAATTCATTCTATCTGGGGAATATCGCCCCGGATTCCATACATATGCGTGAAGGCACAACTAGAGAGGATAAGGAGTACACCCATTTCAACCCGACAGATGAAGGAGATTACGTCGGAGGACTGAAGGGACTCTACTTAACTTATATGCAACAACGTACAGATGAAGGATGGAAGTGGTTTGTTCGTGGGTACTTTATACATGTGATGACAGACTATTACTGGTTCCGGAGCGTGCATCCTGAATTCGTAGAACGGGTCAATAAGGCAGACTTGTCCTTAGGTACGAGTAAATCCAAGGAAGAACTGGCGCGTTTATATTACCAGGAGACGGATCAGATCGACTTTAATCTCTATCAAGGTACAAGTTGGAGCGAAGAAGTGTGGCAGATGCTCAACAGTTCACCAGGTTATGACATGACGGATCGCTTAACTGCTGATGAGATTGTACGCTGGAGGGACCACACATTTTCTTTTCTGAATGGGGAAGAACCTGGAATTACTCCTGAGTTCATTACGGGGGAGAAGATCCGAGTATTTGTGGAAGAGACCGTACAGCGATTGATCGCTTTGTTGTCTTCATGGGACCCGGCGTTACGTAACTGGATATGA
- a CDS encoding PH domain-containing protein: MSLQWKPPEQRLSPQAVKLWRISAILTNIIGILILAVLLILDSIYGWKTWVGWILWGVTAISVLYAVWDIFIQPAWLYKHWYYEVNEEFLQLKRGALTKVHQIIPMAKVQSVTTNQGPLMRKYGLYSVSVGTMGSSHEIPALPEEVALALRHQIASYARINEVDE; the protein is encoded by the coding sequence ATGTCATTACAGTGGAAACCACCCGAGCAACGGCTATCCCCTCAAGCGGTAAAGCTGTGGAGAATTAGCGCCATCCTAACGAATATAATAGGTATCCTGATCCTTGCCGTACTGTTAATACTTGACTCCATCTATGGATGGAAGACGTGGGTCGGTTGGATCCTGTGGGGTGTTACGGCCATATCGGTGCTCTATGCAGTGTGGGATATTTTCATCCAGCCTGCATGGTTATACAAGCATTGGTACTATGAGGTGAATGAGGAGTTCCTGCAATTGAAGCGTGGGGCGCTAACCAAGGTACATCAGATTATTCCCATGGCGAAAGTACAATCGGTTACAACAAATCAGGGACCCTTGATGCGAAAATATGGGCTCTATTCCGTATCGGTTGGCACGATGGGGTCATCGCATGAGATCCCGGCATTGCCAGAGGAAGTCGCGCTTGCACTCCGTCATCAGATTGCATCCTATGCACGGATTAATGAGGTGGACGAATGA
- a CDS encoding HAD family hydrolase, producing MNHIKAVIFDLDNTILNRTMTFDGFTQRLMNTYFGHLESTEEISKRIIELDQDGYKDKRLLFNELLHELPWAEHPPHAELMEFYGREYVQSSVLMEQAREVVHHLRGKYQTGLITNGQTDIQYGKIDQLGIREDYDHIIVSEEAGVKKPDPRIFQLALDHFGLSPEQCIYIGDHPVNDIEGAASVGMSTIWMKVNQPWQDRITTSPLHTIEHLSELKELL from the coding sequence ATGAATCATATTAAAGCTGTTATTTTTGATTTGGACAATACAATTCTAAACAGAACGATGACCTTTGACGGATTCACGCAACGTTTAATGAACACTTATTTTGGTCATCTTGAATCAACTGAAGAGATAAGCAAGCGAATTATTGAACTAGACCAGGATGGTTATAAGGACAAACGCCTCCTGTTCAACGAATTGTTGCACGAATTGCCTTGGGCAGAGCATCCGCCACATGCAGAACTGATGGAGTTCTATGGCAGAGAGTATGTGCAAAGTTCAGTTCTGATGGAACAGGCGCGAGAAGTCGTTCATCATCTGCGGGGGAAATATCAAACCGGTTTAATTACCAATGGGCAGACCGATATTCAGTATGGAAAAATCGATCAACTCGGTATCCGGGAGGATTACGACCATATTATTGTTTCAGAAGAGGCTGGAGTCAAAAAGCCCGACCCACGCATATTTCAGCTTGCGCTCGATCATTTCGGTCTAAGCCCAGAGCAATGCATCTACATTGGCGATCATCCCGTAAACGATATTGAAGGAGCGGCAAGCGTAGGCATGAGCACCATCTGGATGAAGGTCAACCAGCCGTGGCAGGACAGGATTACGACTAGTCCTTTACATACGATTGAGCATCTAAGTGAGCTAAAGGAATTGCTGTAG
- a CDS encoding glycosyltransferase family 1 protein — MMRLALFTDTYLPETNGVAGTLHRLSNHLNRRRIEHLLFTPNSIIEGSHETQVRSVANIPFFLYPECRIALPNRASTHKQLQTFQPDLLHIATPFNMGLLGLRYALKHHLPHVVSYHTHFDRYLEYYRLKSMIPLYWKYIQWFHRACDATLAPSQETLNTLQVQGIQRLKLWSRGIDCNLYSPDKRSSDIRERYHITAPLILLYVGRIAPEKDIATLSTTMQQLPQDMQSRVHWIIVGDGPSLPKMRLQTPPNVTFTGYMHGEELAVMYASADLFVFPSSTETFGNVVLEAMASGLPVVAANAGGVKDLVSHHRNGVLFEPGHADALIREICLWENHVNQLRMMGLEGRKLAEQRSWEHIFDTLIRDYEEAIEHRNRQTKDRIITA; from the coding sequence ATGATGCGCCTGGCCTTGTTCACAGACACCTATCTTCCGGAAACCAATGGTGTTGCTGGCACGCTCCACCGCTTGAGTAACCATCTGAACCGCAGAAGAATTGAACATCTGTTGTTTACTCCGAACTCCATCATTGAAGGAAGCCATGAGACTCAAGTCAGATCGGTTGCCAACATTCCCTTTTTTCTGTATCCCGAATGCCGCATTGCTCTACCCAACAGAGCTAGCACTCACAAGCAGCTGCAAACCTTTCAACCCGATCTGCTGCATATCGCCACGCCTTTTAATATGGGGCTGCTTGGTCTGAGGTATGCGCTCAAACATCATCTTCCGCATGTTGTCTCCTATCATACCCACTTCGATCGTTATCTCGAATATTACCGGTTGAAAAGTATGATTCCTCTCTATTGGAAATATATCCAATGGTTCCACCGTGCCTGTGATGCAACCCTGGCTCCATCACAGGAGACGTTAAACACCCTTCAAGTCCAAGGCATTCAGCGTCTGAAGCTCTGGTCTCGCGGAATTGATTGCAACCTGTACTCCCCTGATAAACGCAGCTCGGATATCCGTGAACGATACCACATCACCGCTCCCCTTATTTTACTCTACGTTGGTCGCATTGCCCCGGAAAAAGATATCGCTACACTCTCGACTACCATGCAGCAGTTGCCCCAGGATATGCAGTCCCGTGTACACTGGATTATCGTTGGCGACGGCCCATCTCTCCCCAAAATGCGTCTGCAAACCCCACCCAATGTCACCTTTACAGGCTATATGCATGGCGAAGAACTTGCTGTTATGTATGCTTCGGCAGATCTGTTTGTGTTTCCTTCCTCTACGGAGACATTTGGCAATGTGGTATTGGAAGCAATGGCTTCAGGGCTTCCTGTAGTGGCGGCCAATGCCGGAGGTGTAAAGGATCTGGTATCCCACCACCGCAATGGTGTGTTGTTCGAGCCAGGTCATGCTGATGCACTGATTCGGGAGATATGTCTCTGGGAAAATCACGTGAACCAATTGAGGATGATGGGACTGGAAGGCAGAAAGCTGGCTGAGCAGCGGTCGTGGGAGCATATTTTTGATACACTGATCAGGGACTATGAGGAAGCGATAGAACATCGGAACAGACAAACGAAAGATCGAATTATTACAGCCTGA
- a CDS encoding DUF3298 and DUF4163 domain-containing protein — protein MKDRTGRKKWRWINYLLITVLIAIILPSSHVEADSTITVKTKVQYYKGQPYIHLTGGKKSVTDKLNKTFKLHAVKAARLDKEEKQSNKAYFYTTMASVKYNAKEKLSVVYEDHVYTGGAHGMDATTSYNYDLRTGKELKLSEYVKDDIQMEKVEKSISNSLLAMYNAGVSIFEENIYDFQLDQTSEFFLYDKGIVIRFYPYEVAPYAKGFVDIKVPYTKFNQ, from the coding sequence TTGAAAGATAGAACTGGAAGAAAAAAATGGAGATGGATAAATTACCTGTTGATCACTGTACTGATTGCTATCATTCTTCCGAGTAGTCATGTAGAGGCAGACAGCACGATTACAGTGAAAACGAAGGTCCAATATTACAAAGGACAGCCATACATACATCTAACAGGTGGAAAGAAATCTGTGACGGATAAGTTGAACAAGACGTTTAAACTCCACGCAGTGAAAGCAGCTCGCCTGGACAAAGAAGAAAAGCAATCAAACAAAGCTTATTTCTACACTACCATGGCCAGTGTAAAATACAATGCAAAAGAAAAGTTGTCTGTAGTATATGAAGATCATGTATACACTGGCGGAGCACATGGAATGGATGCGACAACATCATATAACTATGATTTAAGAACAGGGAAAGAACTGAAGCTAAGCGAGTATGTTAAAGATGATATTCAGATGGAGAAGGTAGAGAAATCAATCTCCAACAGTCTATTAGCCATGTATAATGCAGGAGTTTCTATTTTTGAAGAGAATATTTATGATTTTCAGCTTGATCAAACATCTGAATTCTTTTTGTATGACAAAGGGATCGTCATCCGATTCTATCCTTATGAGGTTGCACCCTACGCTAAAGGATTTGTAGATATCAAAGTCCCATACACTAAATTCAACCAATAG
- a CDS encoding Type 1 glutamine amidotransferase-like domain-containing protein — protein MTTLILLSDLVFESNDKLNQKIRSLFHSEQPSIGYIPSCSDPQRRYFEHTRRYYNQIGIDNIQYYDLDLEYEESAFGSIFECDAIHLSGGNTFNFLSLLQKRNVLGLLRSYVKSGGMLIGVSAGSILTTPTIEIAGYGEDADENKVDLKDMKALGLVDFEFAPHWDGSEHTLNALREYTHVNCTAVYACQDGGGLVVDGERVELHGNVRLVDYRESGSSDE, from the coding sequence ATGACTACGTTGATTCTGCTAAGTGATTTGGTCTTCGAATCTAACGATAAATTGAATCAGAAAATACGAAGCTTATTCCACAGTGAACAGCCTTCCATCGGATATATTCCTTCATGTTCCGACCCGCAGCGAAGGTATTTTGAACACACTAGACGTTACTATAATCAAATAGGAATAGATAATATTCAATATTATGATCTTGATCTGGAGTACGAAGAGAGCGCATTTGGCTCTATTTTCGAGTGTGATGCAATTCATCTATCCGGCGGAAATACGTTTAATTTTCTAAGTTTATTACAAAAGAGAAATGTGCTTGGTTTGCTGCGTTCCTATGTGAAGAGTGGCGGCATGCTGATCGGGGTCAGCGCAGGCAGTATTCTGACGACACCTACGATAGAGATAGCCGGGTATGGGGAAGATGCAGATGAAAACAAAGTAGATCTGAAAGATATGAAAGCACTGGGACTCGTTGATTTTGAGTTTGCACCGCATTGGGATGGTTCAGAACATACCCTAAATGCACTAAGAGAATATACGCATGTTAACTGTACAGCGGTCTATGCGTGCCAAGATGGTGGCGGGCTTGTAGTTGATGGTGAAAGAGTAGAGTTACATGGAAATGTGCGTCTCGTAGATTACAGAGAAAGTGGGTCAAGTGATGAGTAA
- a CDS encoding HD domain-containing protein has product MSESLQDQIQFLIEIDKLKTIERKTRIMHGDRLENDAEHSWHLAMMALVLQSHANTDVDMLKVIKMLLVHDLVEIDAGDTFAYDTVGNTDKYDRELKAAHRLFGMLPKEQAEELLQLWLEFEEKQTSEAQFASSLDRLQPIIHNHQNEGDTWQKYNITSDQVLNRNREIANGSETLWEYAQQLIQKSVDQGILTKS; this is encoded by the coding sequence GTGAGCGAATCATTACAGGATCAGATTCAATTTCTCATTGAGATTGATAAACTCAAAACGATTGAACGAAAGACGAGAATTATGCATGGTGATAGACTTGAAAATGATGCGGAGCATTCTTGGCATCTGGCGATGATGGCTTTGGTTTTACAGAGTCATGCCAACACGGATGTGGATATGCTCAAAGTCATTAAGATGCTTCTCGTTCATGATCTGGTCGAAATTGATGCAGGAGATACTTTTGCCTACGATACGGTAGGGAATACGGATAAATATGATCGTGAACTCAAAGCGGCTCATCGATTGTTTGGAATGTTGCCTAAGGAACAGGCTGAAGAACTACTCCAGTTATGGTTGGAGTTTGAAGAAAAGCAGACGTCTGAAGCACAGTTTGCCTCATCTCTCGATCGATTGCAGCCTATTATCCACAACCATCAGAATGAGGGAGATACATGGCAGAAATATAACATTACAAGTGATCAGGTGTTAAACAGAAACCGTGAGATTGCGAACGGTTCCGAGACATTGTGGGAGTATGCGCAGCAGCTTATTCAGAAATCCGTGGACCAGGGAATCTTGACCAAATCATAA
- a CDS encoding YHYH domain-containing protein — MKKVVIVILSLVVLVGVSSSAYAHPGRLDKNGGHNCSAKSKQKGLCTGYHYHKKKK, encoded by the coding sequence ATGAAAAAGGTTGTTATCGTAATCCTGTCTCTTGTTGTACTTGTTGGTGTATCCTCTTCCGCTTATGCTCATCCAGGCAGACTGGATAAGAACGGTGGACATAACTGTTCTGCCAAATCCAAGCAAAAGGGTCTGTGCACGGGTTATCACTATCATAAAAAGAAAAAATAA